One genomic segment of Photobacterium sp. DA100 includes these proteins:
- the arcC gene encoding carbamate kinase, which yields MRIVLALGGNALLARGQALTAENQRENIQKAAASIAAIANDHEVVIVHGNGPQVGLLMEQNSAYQEYSPETTPYPMDVLGSQTCGMVGYMLQQELRNIDANLSVATLVTQTEVSKEDPAFANPTKFVGPVYTEERAKEIMAASDKEFKADGKYFRRVVPSPMPKAIIEQQQIETLLTSGNVVIACGGGGVPVCRQDGRLEGVECVIDKDLTAELLAETINADLFVILTDGSIYRNYGKEDQAEMKVATPEGLSHFNFPAGSMGPKVDAVCQFVNSGRGNAAIGSLFDLDRILTNEAGTLVKAGEGIEYY from the coding sequence ATGCGCATAGTTTTAGCACTAGGCGGAAACGCCCTATTAGCTCGAGGCCAAGCCTTAACCGCCGAGAACCAAAGAGAAAATATCCAAAAGGCAGCAGCCAGCATCGCCGCGATTGCAAACGACCATGAAGTGGTAATCGTTCACGGTAACGGTCCGCAGGTGGGTTTGCTGATGGAGCAAAACAGCGCTTACCAGGAGTATTCACCAGAAACCACACCATATCCAATGGATGTGTTGGGCTCCCAAACCTGCGGCATGGTAGGTTATATGCTGCAACAAGAGCTGCGTAATATCGATGCCAACCTATCGGTGGCGACCTTGGTTACCCAAACTGAAGTCAGCAAAGAAGACCCTGCGTTTGCCAACCCAACCAAATTTGTCGGCCCGGTCTACACCGAGGAGCGTGCCAAAGAAATCATGGCGGCAAGCGACAAAGAGTTCAAGGCTGACGGCAAATACTTCCGCCGCGTGGTCCCTTCACCGATGCCTAAAGCAATCATCGAACAACAGCAGATTGAGACACTACTCACCAGCGGCAATGTGGTGATTGCCTGTGGTGGCGGCGGTGTTCCGGTTTGTCGCCAAGATGGCCGTCTGGAAGGTGTTGAGTGCGTCATTGATAAAGATTTGACTGCAGAACTGTTGGCCGAAACCATTAACGCTGATCTGTTTGTCATTTTGACCGACGGTTCTATCTATCGAAACTACGGTAAAGAAGATCAAGCCGAAATGAAAGTGGCCACACCGGAAGGCCTATCACACTTCAACTTCCCTGCAGGATCTATGGGGCCGAAAGTGGATGCCGTTTGCCAATTCGTCAACAGCGGCCGTGGTAATGCTGCAATCGGCTCTCTGTTTGACCTTGACCGAATTTTGACCAATGAAGCCGGAACCTTGGTGAAGGCTGGCGAAGGGATTGAGTATTACTAA
- a CDS encoding tetratricopeptide repeat-containing diguanylate cyclase, translating into MPIPSPFKVLIVALFFILSNGLLSPAVLAAGSKTPYQCYLSTKVNSADNAYIKYYSLSLDNPYLADEQTVALQRRIDDGASDNEQALYWLARYNIEQAEGRTEIDIAFFIEQLELIAKRSGEAWIHAEIMFLDALALMEQREYALAQVKLESVKLSAEQMGYQILLARSLKWLANIDVERSNYHEALDKYQQAYEIFSARSDDQQLARLLSNISSVYINMEEWDIASQYSQRAFERYGKSALNNAYIAAILHINAGVIDKFLGNEAQRKFHVDKAVKLSAKTRSIRIKTIALVNLSAYYLDRGDEPAAMNAAERCLSMARRFGGKNGITVANCHESLSEAFYSSQRTEQALYYAKMALSVYEANHFQHRMIYLYELMAKIYESVGDYQQALAYYKKYSDLGKSYLFDIRRKELFDMQERYDTHVKEKEIQLLKAENALTNSRLAEKKASENMLKLGTALIIILLYWLYRRYSMLNKDKQVLERSNAQLVTQSNKDPLTMLHNRRFLERWLKEPPVADYCHGGLVVVIDIDHFKQFNDHYGHNVGDEVLVEMAKRLKSVVRHQDVVVRWGGEEFIMVVACRESESERLLQRILRQITGTEFMLSCGDYPVTVSMGGIFTPSAKQLSQDWVSLLIEADRALYQVKASGRNGYRLSTCSTSS; encoded by the coding sequence ATGCCTATACCTTCTCCTTTTAAAGTGCTCATTGTTGCGCTATTTTTCATTTTATCTAATGGTCTTCTCTCGCCAGCGGTACTTGCAGCCGGTAGTAAAACACCCTATCAGTGTTATTTATCCACCAAGGTAAATAGTGCGGATAATGCCTATATCAAGTACTACAGCCTGTCCCTAGATAACCCGTATCTTGCTGATGAGCAGACGGTAGCTTTACAACGCCGGATTGACGATGGTGCATCTGATAACGAGCAGGCACTCTATTGGCTGGCGCGTTACAACATTGAACAGGCTGAAGGCCGGACAGAGATCGATATTGCATTTTTCATCGAGCAACTGGAGCTCATCGCAAAACGGTCTGGCGAAGCCTGGATACATGCGGAGATCATGTTTCTTGATGCCCTGGCGCTAATGGAACAAAGGGAGTACGCACTGGCCCAGGTAAAACTTGAGTCGGTGAAGCTCAGCGCCGAACAAATGGGGTATCAAATCTTGCTGGCAAGAAGCCTCAAGTGGCTGGCCAATATTGATGTCGAGCGTTCGAACTATCACGAGGCGCTGGATAAATACCAGCAAGCCTATGAGATTTTCTCTGCCCGCTCTGACGACCAGCAACTGGCGAGGCTGCTCTCCAATATCTCTTCCGTCTATATCAACATGGAAGAGTGGGATATTGCCTCGCAATACAGCCAGCGGGCCTTTGAACGCTATGGGAAAAGTGCACTCAATAACGCGTATATCGCAGCCATCTTGCATATCAATGCCGGAGTCATTGATAAGTTTTTAGGCAATGAAGCGCAGAGGAAATTCCATGTCGACAAGGCGGTAAAACTGTCGGCGAAAACGCGCTCAATCAGAATTAAGACCATTGCCTTGGTCAACCTTTCGGCCTACTACCTCGACCGCGGGGACGAGCCTGCCGCGATGAATGCCGCTGAACGTTGCCTGAGTATGGCAAGGCGTTTTGGTGGCAAGAATGGTATTACTGTCGCCAATTGTCATGAAAGCCTGTCGGAAGCATTTTACTCTTCACAGCGAACCGAGCAGGCGCTTTACTACGCCAAAATGGCATTGTCGGTGTATGAGGCCAATCACTTCCAACATCGGATGATTTATCTGTATGAGCTGATGGCAAAGATTTACGAAAGTGTGGGTGATTACCAGCAAGCTTTAGCTTATTACAAAAAGTATTCTGACCTAGGTAAAAGCTATCTGTTTGATATTCGAAGAAAAGAGCTTTTCGACATGCAAGAGCGCTACGACACGCATGTCAAAGAAAAGGAGATCCAGTTACTCAAGGCTGAAAACGCGCTGACAAATTCTCGATTGGCAGAAAAAAAAGCCAGTGAGAACATGCTTAAACTGGGCACGGCATTGATCATCATTCTGCTTTACTGGTTATACCGTCGGTATTCGATGCTTAATAAAGACAAGCAGGTGCTAGAGCGTTCCAATGCACAACTGGTTACCCAGTCAAACAAAGATCCGCTGACGATGCTTCACAATCGCCGCTTTTTAGAACGCTGGCTAAAAGAGCCGCCGGTTGCCGACTATTGCCACGGCGGGCTGGTTGTCGTGATTGATATTGACCATTTTAAGCAATTCAATGACCACTACGGGCATAATGTTGGCGATGAGGTACTGGTCGAGATGGCCAAGCGGTTGAAGTCCGTCGTCCGTCACCAAGACGTGGTGGTCCGCTGGGGCGGTGAAGAGTTTATTATGGTGGTAGCGTGCCGTGAGAGTGAAAGCGAGCGGCTACTCCAGCGTATTCTGCGGCAAATAACCGGAACCGAGTTCATGCTGAGCTGCGGTGATTATCCGGTAACCGTGTCGATGGGGGGGATTTTTACGCCTAGTGCCAAGCAACTGAGCCAGGATTGGGTGTCTCTATTGATTGAAGCAGACAGGGCCTTATATCAAGTCAAGGCGTCAGGGCGTAATGGCTATCGGCTATCGACTTGCTCTACCTCAAGCTGA
- a CDS encoding EAL domain-containing protein, with protein sequence MMKIKNLVSAKLSTRTAILFGAALFAIAALCLLCARYFFLQNLNEIEQRHVVQHVDQAEKMIDIAVRQQLKRSFDWSYWDESYQLVMQGDAAYRERNLYYDGLQSLDVDLMVFLDLEGTVVESIYATEQGKSVSLPAKFRQRLLAPEGLGLKLAAEIESEVATGNAYAGLLRWGDDIMIVSVAPIRNSLGNGPVAGWLIWGRYLSAVFPGQYSDVLATRISLAAITSDANIPYPASPAVQSDSSGEYLTASVILNDINGTPLAVLNSSHLRTIYQQGSQLISWLAIAMFVVAVVIGMLTLLAFRLKVGSRFLAFEKGLEALVRDQYSAQMKAEGSDEFSIIEEVINQTLTKSPHSNSALNDVVQKFDALYRTSNLGLLMVLDGQIVDANDTIAEILSYPSGQGLIGQSLLNLCPASSHHCCKVEALTQAVNGGQRHFDTELLASDGRVVACKLEVMPIKQQCGEALMFSIKDVSRQKEQEGLINQMEKYDPLTGLLNRQTLLALLEDRLSSGQRTGSAVIYLRVERFNIVVGAFGHQMADEALMGVAKQLKRVYGQGLLGRVAESEFALVLGDESHLTPYRCAKAILSALEKPLQVKGVDLRLSASVGLVQLSVMDTSAEQVISAAEFATYCARTKKSRIQFFDRQIEQQLKSHIVIQRDIANAISQGDIYPDFQPIVNSKTEEVCGFEALARWHHPELGVISPEQFIPLAESRELIVALGSCILEKSCEFLAQVNSRRKELGLGALTVNVNLAGSHFSHPQLLPQLRTLLERYQISPKYLIIEITETMLIDSNPAVLQQMQAIKNLGIKLALDDFGTGYSALSSLCEFPLDIVKLDRSFVQRIGQETQSEILISSIVKMSKALELKMVAEGVETKEQKQTMQSLDVAAIQGFYFYRPMSAPAALEVALQVCVEEAY encoded by the coding sequence ATGATGAAAATAAAGAATCTAGTCTCTGCCAAGCTGAGTACAAGAACGGCAATCTTGTTTGGTGCCGCGCTTTTTGCCATTGCTGCTCTTTGTCTGCTTTGTGCCCGTTATTTCTTTTTGCAGAACCTCAATGAGATTGAGCAGCGGCATGTTGTTCAGCATGTCGATCAAGCGGAGAAAATGATAGATATCGCTGTCCGCCAGCAGCTGAAACGATCCTTTGATTGGTCTTATTGGGACGAGAGCTATCAGTTAGTTATGCAGGGCGATGCCGCTTATCGGGAGCGCAATCTGTACTACGATGGACTTCAGAGCCTGGATGTTGATCTGATGGTTTTTCTCGATCTTGAAGGGACCGTCGTCGAAAGTATTTATGCCACAGAGCAGGGCAAGTCTGTGTCGTTACCGGCTAAGTTCAGGCAGCGACTGTTGGCTCCAGAAGGTCTGGGCTTGAAGCTGGCAGCTGAAATTGAAAGTGAGGTGGCGACGGGGAACGCTTATGCCGGTCTGCTCAGGTGGGGAGATGACATTATGATCGTTTCTGTTGCGCCTATTCGCAATAGCCTCGGCAATGGCCCGGTCGCCGGCTGGCTGATTTGGGGACGCTACCTGTCGGCGGTGTTCCCTGGCCAGTACAGTGATGTGTTGGCAACGCGCATCTCCCTGGCTGCTATAACCTCTGATGCAAATATCCCGTATCCGGCATCTCCTGCTGTGCAGAGTGATAGCAGCGGAGAGTATCTAACCGCCAGCGTTATTCTCAATGATATCAATGGCACGCCGCTTGCCGTATTGAATAGCAGTCACCTACGCACTATTTATCAGCAGGGGAGCCAGCTGATCAGTTGGTTGGCCATTGCTATGTTCGTGGTAGCTGTGGTGATTGGGATGCTGACACTGCTGGCATTCAGACTAAAAGTAGGCAGCCGCTTTTTGGCGTTTGAAAAAGGGCTGGAGGCGCTGGTCAGGGATCAATATAGCGCACAGATGAAAGCTGAAGGCAGTGATGAGTTTTCGATTATTGAGGAAGTGATTAATCAGACTCTCACTAAATCACCTCACAGCAATTCGGCATTGAACGATGTGGTGCAAAAATTTGATGCGCTATATCGTACCAGTAATCTCGGTTTGCTGATGGTGCTCGACGGCCAAATTGTCGATGCCAATGATACCATCGCTGAGATTTTGTCTTATCCATCCGGGCAAGGGCTTATTGGACAGTCTTTACTGAACTTGTGTCCGGCATCATCGCATCACTGCTGCAAAGTTGAGGCGTTAACGCAAGCAGTCAATGGCGGACAAAGGCATTTTGACACCGAGCTACTGGCGTCCGATGGGCGGGTTGTGGCGTGCAAGTTGGAGGTGATGCCAATTAAGCAGCAATGTGGCGAGGCGCTGATGTTTTCGATTAAGGATGTCAGTCGGCAGAAAGAGCAGGAAGGCCTGATCAACCAGATGGAAAAGTATGATCCGCTAACCGGGCTGCTCAATCGCCAGACTTTGCTGGCCCTGCTCGAGGACAGATTGTCATCCGGCCAGCGCACCGGGAGTGCGGTGATTTATCTCCGTGTCGAGCGCTTCAATATTGTTGTCGGGGCGTTTGGCCATCAGATGGCAGATGAGGCACTGATGGGGGTAGCCAAGCAGCTCAAACGTGTATATGGACAAGGGCTGCTGGGGCGGGTAGCAGAAAGTGAATTCGCGCTGGTGCTTGGTGATGAAAGCCATCTTACCCCTTATCGCTGTGCCAAGGCGATACTGTCGGCTTTGGAAAAACCGTTGCAGGTCAAGGGTGTTGACTTGCGTTTATCCGCTTCTGTCGGATTGGTACAGCTTTCAGTCATGGACACGTCCGCCGAACAGGTAATAAGTGCGGCGGAGTTTGCGACCTATTGTGCGCGGACCAAGAAATCCCGTATCCAGTTTTTTGACAGGCAAATAGAGCAACAGCTGAAGAGTCATATCGTTATTCAGCGCGATATTGCCAACGCAATCAGCCAAGGTGATATTTATCCCGATTTTCAGCCTATTGTTAACAGCAAGACGGAAGAGGTCTGTGGATTCGAGGCGCTGGCAAGGTGGCACCATCCGGAGCTAGGGGTCATTTCGCCTGAGCAGTTTATTCCGCTGGCCGAGTCACGAGAGCTGATTGTTGCCCTGGGTAGCTGTATTCTGGAAAAGTCGTGTGAGTTCTTGGCGCAGGTGAACAGCAGGCGTAAAGAGCTGGGGCTTGGTGCATTGACGGTCAATGTTAACTTGGCCGGCTCGCATTTTTCTCATCCCCAATTACTCCCTCAGTTGCGAACATTACTTGAGCGCTACCAGATCAGTCCCAAGTATCTGATTATCGAGATCACCGAAACTATGCTGATCGATTCCAATCCGGCAGTGCTTCAGCAGATGCAGGCGATAAAGAATTTGGGTATCAAGCTAGCGCTTGACGACTTCGGAACCGGTTATTCGGCCTTGAGCTCGCTGTGCGAGTTCCCGCTTGATATCGTCAAGCTGGATCGCAGTTTTGTCCAACGTATTGGTCAGGAGACACAGAGTGAAATCCTGATCAGTAGCATCGTCAAAATGTCAAAGGCGCTTGAGCTAAAGATGGTTGCAGAGGGAGTGGAAACGAAAGAGCAGAAACAGACGATGCAGTCGTTGGATGTTGCCGCGATACAGGGGTTCTATTTCTACAGGCCCATGTCAGCACCGGCGGCGTTGGAGGTCGCGTTGCAAGTTTGCGTCGAGGAGGCTTACTAA
- a CDS encoding GNAT family N-acetyltransferase — MEFSRNPSLSIHSDSLNLALLPIADLAMLGITPPLPKADWQLVIKPLSDLTHEVQYLDDDYHQVQAVIDGSQEASPHKRQSDEAGDIAVEVYADGEIAAVATFGRYLEDHRNRRKPTELFYEVTLHTMYVKEAYRRQGLASCLCELIINIARTDCDSLFRKLAQHSIQLKLWFSALAITQGGEAICDLLSEAFVEMADDVIDELIEQGVPVRYQEPMIFVDCLA, encoded by the coding sequence ATGGAATTTTCGCGCAACCCATCTTTATCAATCCATTCCGACTCCTTGAACTTAGCACTGTTACCCATTGCCGATTTGGCTATGCTGGGTATAACGCCGCCATTGCCAAAAGCAGACTGGCAGCTGGTTATTAAGCCGTTGTCTGATCTGACCCATGAGGTGCAGTATCTCGATGATGACTATCACCAAGTGCAGGCGGTTATTGATGGCAGCCAGGAGGCATCGCCGCATAAGCGCCAATCGGATGAGGCAGGCGATATCGCTGTGGAAGTTTATGCCGACGGTGAGATAGCCGCGGTGGCGACGTTTGGTCGTTATCTGGAAGATCACCGTAATCGCCGTAAGCCGACAGAGCTGTTCTACGAAGTGACCTTGCATACGATGTATGTCAAAGAAGCGTATAGAAGGCAAGGATTAGCTTCATGCCTGTGCGAGTTAATCATCAATATTGCCCGAACGGATTGCGATAGCCTGTTTCGTAAGTTGGCCCAGCACTCCATTCAGCTGAAACTGTGGTTTTCTGCACTGGCAATTACCCAAGGTGGCGAAGCGATTTGCGATTTGCTCAGTGAAGCCTTTGTTGAAATGGCTGATGATGTGATTGATGAGTTGATAGAACAAGGGGTGCCTGTTCGCTATCAAGAGCCGATGATCTTCGTTGACTGCCTGGCCTAG
- a CDS encoding NADH:ubiquinone reductase (Na(+)-transporting) subunit B, producing MSLKSTLEKFEHAFEPGGKYQKWFPLFEAFTTLLYTPGQVTNRLTHVRDSIDLKRIMIMVWLAVFPALFWGLYNVGHQTVIALNSLYSPEEIQQLVSANWQYSTTLAMGGSLAESSGWASKMLLGACYFLPLYITVFIVGGFWEVLFAIIRKHEINEGFFVSSILFALILPPTLPLWQAALGITFGIVVAKEVFGGTGRNFLNPALAGRAFLYFAYPAEISGGMVWTAADGYTGATALSQWAENGSAAMVHNATGEAITWMDAFIGNIPGSIGEVSTLFLLLGGLMIMLMGIASWRIVIGVMVGMIVTSTLLNIIGSDTNPMFAMPFWWHLVLGGFAFGMLFMATDPVSAAFTDKGKWAYGILIGVMTVFIRVVNPAYPEGIMLAILFANLFAPLFDNLVSRSNIKRRLNRHTSN from the coding sequence ATGAGTCTAAAATCAACATTAGAGAAATTCGAACATGCCTTTGAGCCAGGAGGCAAATACCAAAAGTGGTTCCCACTCTTCGAAGCTTTTACCACTTTGCTGTACACTCCGGGCCAAGTCACCAACCGCCTAACCCACGTCAGGGACAGTATCGACCTCAAGCGGATTATGATCATGGTGTGGTTGGCCGTCTTTCCTGCTCTGTTCTGGGGGCTATACAATGTCGGGCACCAAACGGTCATTGCCCTCAACAGCCTGTATTCCCCCGAGGAGATCCAGCAACTGGTCAGTGCCAACTGGCAATATTCAACAACACTCGCCATGGGCGGCAGTTTGGCCGAGTCCTCAGGCTGGGCCAGCAAAATGCTGCTCGGGGCTTGCTACTTCCTGCCACTCTACATCACGGTGTTCATTGTAGGCGGATTCTGGGAAGTATTATTCGCCATCATCCGCAAGCATGAAATCAATGAAGGCTTCTTTGTCTCCTCGATCTTGTTTGCGCTCATTTTGCCACCGACGTTGCCACTGTGGCAGGCGGCACTGGGGATCACTTTCGGTATCGTCGTCGCCAAAGAAGTCTTCGGCGGCACCGGACGCAACTTCCTCAACCCCGCCCTTGCCGGCCGGGCCTTCTTGTACTTTGCCTATCCGGCTGAAATCTCCGGCGGGATGGTATGGACTGCAGCCGATGGTTATACCGGAGCAACAGCGCTTAGTCAGTGGGCCGAAAACGGCTCAGCGGCCATGGTGCACAATGCTACCGGTGAGGCCATCACCTGGATGGACGCGTTTATCGGCAATATCCCCGGATCCATTGGTGAAGTCTCGACATTATTCCTATTGCTCGGCGGTTTGATGATTATGCTAATGGGGATTGCTTCATGGCGGATTGTGATCGGGGTTATGGTGGGGATGATTGTCACCTCGACGCTGCTCAATATTATTGGTTCTGACACTAACCCAATGTTTGCAATGCCATTTTGGTGGCACTTGGTACTTGGTGGCTTCGCCTTCGGAATGCTGTTTATGGCAACCGATCCGGTTTCTGCCGCGTTCACGGACAAAGGGAAATGGGCGTACGGGATCCTCATCGGAGTTATGACGGTGTTTATTCGGGTCGTCAACCCAGCCTACCCCGAGGGGATCATGTTGGCTATCTTGTTCGCCAACCTGTTTGCTCCCCTATTTGACAATCTGGTTTCACGCTCAAACATCAAACGCCGGCTCAACCGCCACACCAGTAATTGA
- a CDS encoding cytochrome ubiquinol oxidase subunit I: MNELAVDLARFQFAFTVSFHIIFPAFTIGLASYLAVLEGLYLKTGKHKYIELYQYWIKIFAISFGMGVVSGIVMSYQFGTNWSVFSDKTGPVLGPLMGYEVFTAFFLEAGFLGVMLFGMNRVGKKLHFMSTVIVAIGTLMSAFWILSVNSWMQTPAGYSINELGQFIPDDWMAVVFNPSFPYRLVHMVLAAFLTTAFVVGGVGAYHLLKSQNNHLARTMFSMALWMAAIVTPIQIVVGDMHGLNTFEHQPAKVAAMEGHYETQQGAPLILFGLPNEETKEVDYKIAIPHLGSLILTHEWNGEVKGLDAFPEDEHPPVPIVFWSFRIMVGIGFLMLAIGLYSLWLRKKGELYYHTFFHRCCVAMAPTGFIAILCGWITTEVGRQPFTVYGLLRTADSISPVNAAAVSVSVAAFVIVYFSVFGAGFFYLLRLMRKPPTKYVLPPTSSVPDVGDESKDKQSLAASNKLTM, encoded by the coding sequence ATGAATGAACTCGCGGTTGACCTTGCTAGATTCCAGTTTGCGTTCACAGTCTCGTTCCATATCATTTTTCCGGCTTTCACGATTGGACTAGCCAGTTACTTGGCGGTGCTAGAAGGCTTGTACCTGAAAACCGGCAAGCACAAATACATCGAGCTCTACCAGTACTGGATAAAAATCTTCGCGATCAGTTTCGGTATGGGGGTAGTCAGCGGTATTGTCATGAGTTACCAGTTCGGCACCAACTGGAGTGTGTTCTCAGACAAAACCGGCCCGGTGCTTGGACCGCTGATGGGGTACGAGGTCTTTACGGCGTTTTTCCTCGAGGCCGGCTTCTTGGGGGTTATGCTGTTCGGCATGAACCGGGTGGGGAAAAAGCTGCATTTCATGTCGACGGTGATCGTCGCGATTGGAACCCTGATGTCGGCCTTTTGGATCCTATCAGTCAACAGCTGGATGCAAACTCCCGCCGGCTATTCAATTAATGAACTCGGCCAGTTCATTCCAGATGACTGGATGGCGGTGGTGTTCAATCCGTCCTTTCCGTACCGGCTTGTCCACATGGTGCTTGCCGCCTTTCTGACCACCGCCTTTGTTGTCGGCGGGGTAGGGGCGTATCACTTGCTCAAATCGCAAAATAATCATTTAGCCCGAACCATGTTTTCCATGGCGCTGTGGATGGCGGCGATTGTTACACCGATCCAGATTGTGGTTGGGGATATGCATGGCCTCAATACTTTCGAGCACCAGCCAGCTAAAGTGGCTGCGATGGAAGGGCATTATGAAACCCAGCAAGGTGCGCCATTGATATTGTTTGGTTTGCCCAATGAAGAAACCAAAGAAGTGGATTATAAAATTGCCATTCCACATTTAGGCAGTTTGATTTTGACCCATGAGTGGAACGGTGAGGTTAAAGGGCTGGATGCTTTCCCTGAAGATGAACACCCGCCAGTGCCTATCGTGTTCTGGAGCTTCCGGATCATGGTCGGTATTGGTTTTTTGATGCTGGCTATTGGCCTCTACAGTTTGTGGCTGCGCAAGAAGGGAGAGCTTTATTACCATACTTTCTTCCACCGCTGCTGTGTGGCAATGGCACCAACCGGTTTTATAGCCATCCTGTGCGGCTGGATCACCACCGAAGTCGGGCGACAGCCTTTCACCGTCTACGGTTTGCTCAGAACGGCTGATTCGATATCCCCGGTCAATGCCGCGGCCGTCAGTGTGTCCGTTGCAGCTTTCGTGATTGTGTATTTCTCGGTATTCGGTGCCGGCTTTTTCTACTTGCTTCGCCTGATGCGCAAGCCTCCAACGAAATATGTCCTGCCACCAACCTCCAGCGTTCCGGACGTCGGCGATGAGAGTAAAGACAAACAGTCATTGGCAGCGTCGAACAAATTGACAATGTGA